One Hevea brasiliensis isolate MT/VB/25A 57/8 chromosome 5, ASM3005281v1, whole genome shotgun sequence genomic region harbors:
- the LOC110669948 gene encoding snRNA-activating protein complex subunit isoform X3 → MEMINSRDGDGDQEMNVSIARGGPIYVPNLVGPLTRVSDFESALFYELEDLKDELCLHAISPSNDDNILIDELKIYSDEDLVEMALKETLNDEKNESSLRPSSKGLIARRENDIRDSSNNTDLESSELGDPSATLESLNGETYCNGTIANKKSRKRQRLLKSSDGSHSGTSCNGTINNNNSRKGKGKKANKCDVDESCFAKVDEVLKIKQKQDQDKATVRLHSFNCKANKGAIPSLEPESGERLKMLPSSNSGKQQLKPSNVQEHIPVHHPEVVLCIEVYHNIRHWLKTQEFLVLGRQMLTEMRDRIYCMTDQVMQKAGHYDPSGYFLIEDVFCNDTRDPSAIDYSEPIFDWLTNSKDDALRKWECIISGELQRKQKAVIGEVTTSQLPQFRRVDMQKTRFCDLRFRLGAGYLYCHQASS, encoded by the exons ATGGAGATGATAAATTCAAGAGATGGAGATGGGGATCAAGAGATGAATGTTTCAATTGCTCGTGGGGGACCTATTTACGTTCCCAACTTGGTGGGACCTCTCACAAGGGTTTCTGACTTTGAGTCTGCTCTTTTCTatgaacttgag GATTTGAAGGATGAATTGTGCTTGCATGCTATTTCACCATCCAATGatgataatatttt GATTGATGAGCTTAAAATTTATAGCGACGAAGATTTGGTGGAGATGGCCTTGAAGGAAACTCTGAAT GATGAGAAGAATGAAAGTTCCTTGCGGCCATCCTCAAAGGGCTTGATTGCCAG gagAGAAAATGATATTAGGGATTCAAGCAATAATACAGATTTGGAAAGCTCTGAATTAGGAGATCCTTCAGCCACTTTGGAATCATTAAATGGAGAAACTTATTGCAACGGAACAATTGCTAACAAGAAGTCAAGGAAGAGACAAAGACTGTTGAAATCTTCAGATGGATCTCATAGTGGAACCAGCTGTAATGGAACTATCAATAACAACAATTCAAGGAAGGGAAAAGGAAAGAAGGCAAATAAATGTGATGTTGAC GAGAGTTGCTTTGCGAAGGTGGATGAAGTATTGAAAATCAAACAAAAGCAGGATCAAGACAAAGCAACTGTCAGACTGCATTCATTTAA TTGCAAAGCCAACAAGGGTGCCATTCCATCCTTGGAGCCAGAGAGCGGTGAAAGGCTGAAAATGCTACCATCTTCAAATTCTGGGAAACAG CAGTTAAAGCCCTCAAATGTTCAAGAACACATACCTGTACATCATCCAGAGGTTGTTCTTTGCATTGAGGTTTACCACAACATACGACACTGGTTAAAG ACACAAGAGTTCTTGGTCCTAGGAAGACAAATGTTAACTGAAATGAGGGACAGGATTTATTGCATGACAGACCAAGTGATGCAAAAGGCAGGGCATTATGATCCATCCGGATATTTTCTCATAGAA GATGTGTTTTGCAATGATACAAGGGATCCATCTGCAATAGATTATAGTGAACCTATTTTTGATTGGCTTACAAACTCAAAAGATGATGCTCTTAGAAAATGGGAATGTATCATAAGTGGTGAGTTACAACGAAAACAGAAAGCAGTCATAGGTGAGGTAACAACTTCACAATTGCCCCAATTCAGACGTGTTGACATGCAAAAAACTCGGTTTTGTGACTTGAGATTTCGTCTTGGTGCTGGATACCTCTACTGTCATCAG GCATCCTCATAA
- the LOC110669948 gene encoding snRNA-activating protein complex subunit isoform X1, translating into MEMINSRDGDGDQEMNVSIARGGPIYVPNLVGPLTRVSDFESALFYELEDLKDELCLHAISPSNDDNILIDELKIYSDEDLVEMALKETLNDEKNESSLRPSSKGLIARRENDIRDSSNNTDLESSELGDPSATLESLNGETYCNGTIANKKSRKRQRLLKSSDGSHSGTSCNGTINNNNSRKGKGKKANKCDVDESCFAKVDEVLKIKQKQDQDKATVRLHSFNCKANKGAIPSLEPESGERLKMLPSSNSGKQQLKPSNVQEHIPVHHPEVVLCIEVYHNIRHWLKTQEFLVLGRQMLTEMRDRIYCMTDQVMQKAGHYDPSGYFLIEDVFCNDTRDPSAIDYSEPIFDWLTNSKDDALRKWECIISGELQRKQKAVIGEVTTSQLPQFRRVDMQKTRFCDLRFRLGAGYLYCHQGDCKHTIVIRDLRLIHPEDVQNRAAYPIVIFQLKLRFQKCNVCNIFRATKVTVDDKWTPDNPCYFCNDCYYLLHYSENGSLLYSDFSTYDYLHD; encoded by the exons ATGGAGATGATAAATTCAAGAGATGGAGATGGGGATCAAGAGATGAATGTTTCAATTGCTCGTGGGGGACCTATTTACGTTCCCAACTTGGTGGGACCTCTCACAAGGGTTTCTGACTTTGAGTCTGCTCTTTTCTatgaacttgag GATTTGAAGGATGAATTGTGCTTGCATGCTATTTCACCATCCAATGatgataatatttt GATTGATGAGCTTAAAATTTATAGCGACGAAGATTTGGTGGAGATGGCCTTGAAGGAAACTCTGAAT GATGAGAAGAATGAAAGTTCCTTGCGGCCATCCTCAAAGGGCTTGATTGCCAG gagAGAAAATGATATTAGGGATTCAAGCAATAATACAGATTTGGAAAGCTCTGAATTAGGAGATCCTTCAGCCACTTTGGAATCATTAAATGGAGAAACTTATTGCAACGGAACAATTGCTAACAAGAAGTCAAGGAAGAGACAAAGACTGTTGAAATCTTCAGATGGATCTCATAGTGGAACCAGCTGTAATGGAACTATCAATAACAACAATTCAAGGAAGGGAAAAGGAAAGAAGGCAAATAAATGTGATGTTGAC GAGAGTTGCTTTGCGAAGGTGGATGAAGTATTGAAAATCAAACAAAAGCAGGATCAAGACAAAGCAACTGTCAGACTGCATTCATTTAA TTGCAAAGCCAACAAGGGTGCCATTCCATCCTTGGAGCCAGAGAGCGGTGAAAGGCTGAAAATGCTACCATCTTCAAATTCTGGGAAACAG CAGTTAAAGCCCTCAAATGTTCAAGAACACATACCTGTACATCATCCAGAGGTTGTTCTTTGCATTGAGGTTTACCACAACATACGACACTGGTTAAAG ACACAAGAGTTCTTGGTCCTAGGAAGACAAATGTTAACTGAAATGAGGGACAGGATTTATTGCATGACAGACCAAGTGATGCAAAAGGCAGGGCATTATGATCCATCCGGATATTTTCTCATAGAA GATGTGTTTTGCAATGATACAAGGGATCCATCTGCAATAGATTATAGTGAACCTATTTTTGATTGGCTTACAAACTCAAAAGATGATGCTCTTAGAAAATGGGAATGTATCATAAGTGGTGAGTTACAACGAAAACAGAAAGCAGTCATAGGTGAGGTAACAACTTCACAATTGCCCCAATTCAGACGTGTTGACATGCAAAAAACTCGGTTTTGTGACTTGAGATTTCGTCTTGGTGCTGGATACCTCTACTGTCATCAG GGAGACTGCAAGCATACCATTGTCATCAGAGACCTAAGATTGATTCATCCTGAGGATGTCCAAAACCGGGCAGCTTATCCAATAGTAATTTTCCAACTAAAATTACGTTTCCAGAAATGCAATGTTTGCAACATTTTCAGGGCTACAAAAGTGACTGTGGATGACAAATGGACCCCAGATAACCCTTGCTATTTCTGTAATGACTGCTATTACCTTCTTCACTACTCTGAGAATGGATCTCTACTATACAGTGATTTCTCAACTTATGACTATCTTCATGACTAA
- the LOC110669948 gene encoding snRNA-activating protein complex subunit isoform X2 has translation MEMINSRDGDGDQEMNVSIARGGPIYVPNLVGPLTRVSDFESALFYELEDLKDELCLHAISPSNDDNILIDELKIYSDEDLVEMALKETLNDEKNESSLRPSSKGLIARRENDIRDSSNNTDLESSELGDPSATLESLNGETYCNGTIANKKSRKRQRLLKSSDGSHSGTSCNGTINNNNSRKGKGKKANKCDVDESCFAKVDEVLKIKQKQDQDKATVRLHSFNCKANKGAIPSLEPESGERLKMLPSSNSGKQLKPSNVQEHIPVHHPEVVLCIEVYHNIRHWLKTQEFLVLGRQMLTEMRDRIYCMTDQVMQKAGHYDPSGYFLIEDVFCNDTRDPSAIDYSEPIFDWLTNSKDDALRKWECIISGELQRKQKAVIGEVTTSQLPQFRRVDMQKTRFCDLRFRLGAGYLYCHQGDCKHTIVIRDLRLIHPEDVQNRAAYPIVIFQLKLRFQKCNVCNIFRATKVTVDDKWTPDNPCYFCNDCYYLLHYSENGSLLYSDFSTYDYLHD, from the exons ATGGAGATGATAAATTCAAGAGATGGAGATGGGGATCAAGAGATGAATGTTTCAATTGCTCGTGGGGGACCTATTTACGTTCCCAACTTGGTGGGACCTCTCACAAGGGTTTCTGACTTTGAGTCTGCTCTTTTCTatgaacttgag GATTTGAAGGATGAATTGTGCTTGCATGCTATTTCACCATCCAATGatgataatatttt GATTGATGAGCTTAAAATTTATAGCGACGAAGATTTGGTGGAGATGGCCTTGAAGGAAACTCTGAAT GATGAGAAGAATGAAAGTTCCTTGCGGCCATCCTCAAAGGGCTTGATTGCCAG gagAGAAAATGATATTAGGGATTCAAGCAATAATACAGATTTGGAAAGCTCTGAATTAGGAGATCCTTCAGCCACTTTGGAATCATTAAATGGAGAAACTTATTGCAACGGAACAATTGCTAACAAGAAGTCAAGGAAGAGACAAAGACTGTTGAAATCTTCAGATGGATCTCATAGTGGAACCAGCTGTAATGGAACTATCAATAACAACAATTCAAGGAAGGGAAAAGGAAAGAAGGCAAATAAATGTGATGTTGAC GAGAGTTGCTTTGCGAAGGTGGATGAAGTATTGAAAATCAAACAAAAGCAGGATCAAGACAAAGCAACTGTCAGACTGCATTCATTTAA TTGCAAAGCCAACAAGGGTGCCATTCCATCCTTGGAGCCAGAGAGCGGTGAAAGGCTGAAAATGCTACCATCTTCAAATTCTGGGAAACAG TTAAAGCCCTCAAATGTTCAAGAACACATACCTGTACATCATCCAGAGGTTGTTCTTTGCATTGAGGTTTACCACAACATACGACACTGGTTAAAG ACACAAGAGTTCTTGGTCCTAGGAAGACAAATGTTAACTGAAATGAGGGACAGGATTTATTGCATGACAGACCAAGTGATGCAAAAGGCAGGGCATTATGATCCATCCGGATATTTTCTCATAGAA GATGTGTTTTGCAATGATACAAGGGATCCATCTGCAATAGATTATAGTGAACCTATTTTTGATTGGCTTACAAACTCAAAAGATGATGCTCTTAGAAAATGGGAATGTATCATAAGTGGTGAGTTACAACGAAAACAGAAAGCAGTCATAGGTGAGGTAACAACTTCACAATTGCCCCAATTCAGACGTGTTGACATGCAAAAAACTCGGTTTTGTGACTTGAGATTTCGTCTTGGTGCTGGATACCTCTACTGTCATCAG GGAGACTGCAAGCATACCATTGTCATCAGAGACCTAAGATTGATTCATCCTGAGGATGTCCAAAACCGGGCAGCTTATCCAATAGTAATTTTCCAACTAAAATTACGTTTCCAGAAATGCAATGTTTGCAACATTTTCAGGGCTACAAAAGTGACTGTGGATGACAAATGGACCCCAGATAACCCTTGCTATTTCTGTAATGACTGCTATTACCTTCTTCACTACTCTGAGAATGGATCTCTACTATACAGTGATTTCTCAACTTATGACTATCTTCATGACTAA